CAAGTCGAGACGGTTCGAGTGCCCGGTATCGCTCCGGTTGAGCCCGGCCACGGCGCGCATCCAGGCGCTGATGGGATCGGCGATGTTCATGCCGCTTCCCCAATGCGCTCTGCCGCGCGCAATTTACCCGAGCGCGCGCGAGGGTTGATCTGGATCTCAGAGGCTTTGGGTTGAATGGGTCGCCTGGTGATGACGCGCAACGTGATCCTCCCGCCACAAATGCAAATCGGCGTGGCAGGTGGACAGGTGCATCCCTTTGCCGCCACGCGCATAGAGTGCTTCACAATGCGATCTTCGAGAGAGTGGTACGCGATCACCACCAGGCGACCCCCAGGTCGGAGGACCCGTATTGCTGCATCCAGGCCGTCGCGCAATGCACCCAGCTCATCGTTGACCGCGATGCGTAGGGCCTGAAAAACTAAAGTGGCCGGGTTGTGCGAGCGCCCCCGACCGATTCGAGCTTGCTGGATCACCCGCAGAAGATCGGCGCTGGTCTTGATCGGCGCGTCCTTGCGGGTTTCGACGATGGCCTGGGCCAGGCGCTTGGAGCCGGGAAGCTCGCCGTAGTTCTGAAACCAGTTTTGCAGCTGCTCGGCGCTGGCGGTTCTCAGCAGCTGCTCGGCGGTATTGCCCGACTCCGGGTCCATGCGCATGTCCAGCGGAGATGCGTCGTGTGAAAAGCGAAAGCCGCGGGTCGTGGAGTCGAGCTGATGGGAAGAGACGCCGAGATCGAACAACACGCCGTCGACATGGTCGATTTCGAGTTCCTCGAGGACAATTTCGAGCTTGCGAAACGAGGCCGGCACTGTCCGCAGCCGTTCGCCAAAGCGAGCGAGCCGAGCCCGGGCCGCGTTGCGCGCTTCGGGGTCGAGGTCCAGGCCGATCAGGATTCCGTCGGGTGAGGTCCGTTCGAGGATCGCACCGGCGTGCCCCCCGCCACCGAGGGTTCCGTCCACGATCGTTGCACCCGGGGTGAGATTGAGTTGGTGGAGGCTTTCGTCGAGGAGAACGGGGCGGTGTTCGAAGTCAGTCATTACGAGAGCCGCTTGCCTCCCGCCTGCACCGGGATTGGGGAAAACCTGTTTCCGGGTGGAGAGGTGCTGGGGGCCCTGGGTCACCCGTGAAATGGCGCGTACCCCCCAGTAACCACGCCAAATCACGATGGGTGTCCCAGGACACCCCAGCCTCTCTACAGGAAGAGCGAGCTCTTCCTGTCCCCCACCTGTGTTTCCCTAGCTCGGAGGACTTCCGTCCACCGAGAGCTGAATCTCCTCGAGCCGGCTCATTGTTTCGAGCTTTGTTGTTTCAAAGAGTTGTGTGTCCCAGATCTCGATGCAGTCGAGTACGCCTGCGATCGTGACCTTGCTCTTGAGCATGGCGTGCGACCGCATTGAGGGCGGCACGAGAATACGTCCCTGGCTGTCGATGGGGCATTCGGTCGACCCGGAAATCACGAAGCGTGTGTACGCTATGACGTCGGGTTGGAGTCTCGACTTTGCCTGCAGGTTTTGCTCAATCACTAGCCAGTCCTCGTAGGGATAGAGCGCCAGGTAGTTCTTGTAGTTCGTCAAAATCGGAGGTTTCTCGCTGCGTCGCAGGATTTCGTTTCGAAAGCCGGTCGGGATTTTGAGCCGTCCCTTTGCGTCTATAGTGTGATCGTGCCGGCCACGAAACATGTTGGGATTCCTACTCCGTCAGTTCGCTACCTCCGTGATGCGGACCCCACCTTAAGCCACTTGAAACCACTTTGTAACCCTTTGAATCTACTTTGATCCACTTTCTTAAAAAAACTTCTGCGTCAAACGATGTCTCGCCACGATACACAACATTTAGACTACTGAATTCGGTCATTTTCCGAAGGGTGCTCCGCTACGAGTGAACACTGCGGCTCGGGCTGATGCTCGAGTAGGTCTCGGAATGTGCCTGCGAAACCAGGGAGGCGATCTGGTTCAAGTTGCTTCCTTCCCTGGGCGCCGCTGCGGGGGGCGGCGTCGCGCGTTCGAGATCGGCTGCGAGCATCCCTTCCAGCACCGCTGTGGTTCCTTCAAAGAGACCCGACGCGGAGTACCCACCCTCGAGGATGTACACGATTCTGCCTCCACAGACGGTTTCCGCCACTTCTCTGACGATCTGGGTCATGCCCAGAAAGCCCGCTGCACTGAGCTGCATCGATCCGAGGGGGTCTGCTTGATGGGCGTCGAAGCCGCAGGAAATCAGGATGAAGTCCGGATCGAACTCGATCGCGATCGGCGCGAACAAACGCGTGAGGACGCCGATGTATTCGTAGTCTCCACAGCCCGGTGGCATGGGGATGTTCACGGTCGCACCGCGTCCCCGGTCGATCCCCACCTCTCCGGCAGCACCAGTGCCCGGGTAGAAGGGAAACTGATGGGTAGACATGTAGAGGACCGAGGGATCGTCTTCGAAGCTGTGCTGGCTGCCGTTGCCGTGGTGGACATCCCAGTCGAGGATTAAAACCTTTTCAATTCCAGCGACTTGCTGAAGTGCGCGCGCCGTGATCGCGACGCTGTTGAAGAGGCAGAAGCCCATCGCGCGATCGGATTCCGCGTGGTGGCCGGGGGGGCGCAAGGCCGCAAAACCAGAATCCAGTTCAGCTCGAGCCACATGCATGGCCAAATCCACACAGCTCCCGGCCGCAAGCAGGGCGACGTTCAAGCTCTCGGCTGACACGAAAGTATCGGCGTCCAGGTGCGTCGGAGCCCGAGCGACCGCCGCCTCGACCCGGTGCAGATGGTCGAGGGTGTGGACGCTGAGGATTTCCTCGTCGCTCGCGAGGCGGGGCTCGATGCGCTCGATCGAGCCCGGCGAGCGCTTCTCCCAAGCGCTCAAGGCCTGTCCCACCGCGACCATTCGGGCGGCGGCTTCCGGATGGCCATCCGGGGCCGTATGGGTCTGAAATCGAGGGTCTTCGATCACGCCGATTCGTCGCGTGACGTCCATGGCAAGGGATGGTATCTGACAGAAGGAGAGCGTCGAGGGACTAGTCTCGAATGCTCCTGGGGACGGGAGAGACAGGCCCGTGGAACCACCGCGCAGCATTGCCTTTACAGGGATCGACACCTACTTCGGCCGACGGCTGATCGACCGGCTGGCGGCGCGTCCAGGTCCGCTGCGGATTGTCGGCCTGGACTCCCACGATCCGCCGAATCCCGCGCCGCTGATCCATTTTCATCGAGTGGATTTGACCCAGCCGGGGATCGGCGCGCACATCGCGGAAATTCTCTGCAAGGAACAGGTCGATGTGGTCGTCCATCTGGCGTTCAAGGAAGTGCCGAGCGCAAATCGCGATGCCGATCACGAGATCGAGGTTTCGGGCAGCCTGGAAATTTTGAACGCCTGTGCCGAGGCCAACGTCGGCAAGCTCGTCATTCCCTCTACCACCATGTGCTACGGCCCGCGTCTCGAGAACGCCCATCAACTCTGCGAAGACGCACCGCTCCGCGGTCACGCCGGCGCGCACTGGATTTCGAATCGAGTGCAGGTCGAGCGCGCTGTCGAACGCTACCGCAAATCGACGCCCGCTTGCAGCGTCACCGTATTGCGTCACTGTTGGATCATGGGGCCGCAATTCGTCGATCCCATCGTGCGTTTCTTCGAGGCGCAGTGGGTCCCCACGCTCCTGGGTTACGACCCGCTGCTGCAGTTCGTGCACGAAGATGATTTGCTGGCGGTGCTCGAGGCGGCGATTTTCGAGTCTCATCCGGGAGTCTTCAACGTAGTGGGCGAGGGCGTACTGCCGCTTTCGGGGTATCTCCGCCTGGCGGGCAAACGCAATGTCTCACTTCCCAGGATATTGCTCTCCCGTATCCCGGGAGCGCCGATTGCCCTCAGCAGCGCTGATTCTGAGGACGGATTTTACGACTACCTGAAATACATATGGGTCGCGTCTGGAGAACGCCTTCGGACAGAATTCGGCCCGCTCGCCTACACGAGCCAGGAAGCCTGGTCTGCGATGGTGAGTTCCCGGAGACTGCAGCACTATCGATAGGAAGTGCGCGTTAGCCCGAGGATTCGAGGAAGATGACTCCCGACGACTCTGCGCGACCCACAGGATTTCAGCGAGACGAGCGAAGCCAGCATGCGGCTCCACAGATCGAGCAACTGCGAAAGGCACTCACCGGCTTGGGAGACGAGATTCGCTCCCAGCAGCGTCGCGCGCCCGACCCGCAGCGAAAAGCCGGCAGCGGGACCGAGTGGGGAGCGTTGTTCGATGAGTTGCGCCGGTGGGTCGGCATCCTCGGCATGGTCGAGCAATACCCCGGGGTGGATGACTTTGGCATGGAGGCGGATTATCTCAAACGACTCCAGCCACTATTCGATTTCCTCTATGAACGCTACTGGCGCGTCCAACTGACGGGAGATGAGTCGCTTCCGAGCAAGGGCCCCGTGCTGTTCGTTTCCAACCGCTCGGGGCTGCTGCCCTGGGACGGGATGATGCTGTCCCACGCAATTGATCGAAGTCCTGTGCAACTCGAGCGGCCGCGATTCCTGGTCGAAGACGAGCTGTTGCGACTCCCGTTTGCCCAGGCACAGCTGGCTCGGGTAGGCGGGGTACGGGCCTGCCGCGAGAACCTCGATCAGCTGATCTCCCGAGGCCATTCAGTAGTCGTTTTTCCCGAAGGCGCGCGCGGCGCGGCGCGTTCCTTTCGCGATCGCTACCAGGTGGGTCGCTTCGGACGGGGTGGCGCGATTCGAGCGGCGATCGAAAATCGAATTCCACTGGTTCCGGTGGGCATCGTCGGCGCAGAAGAGGCTTACCCGCGGCTCGGCGACACGTCTACCCTGGGAAGACTGGCATCCCGGGATCTCGGCCTGCCAGTATTGCCCATCACGCCGACCTTTCCGCTGCTCGGGCCACTCGGCCTGCTACCGCTGCCGTCCAAGTGGGTGATCACGATCGGCGAACCCATCTCGTTGCTCGAACTGGAACCTGACGCGGCCAACGACGATGTCTCCGTCTCCCATCTCACGGAGGCACTGCGCGAAGAAGTCCAACGCCTGGTTGAACGCGGACTCGAAGCGCGATCCTCGACTTGGCTCTAGCAGCCTGTTAGCAGGCCGCTAGCGCTCCTGCGCCGAATCTCCCCGCCCTTCATCTCGGGCCGGTTGTTGGCTCGGCGAATTGGCAAAAGCTTTTTCGAGATCGCGCACGGCTTGAGCCACGCGTTCGAGGTTTTGATTGAGCGCCTCTACGTCTTTGCGTCGGGGCAGGTCGAGAAGCTTGAAGACGCGTTCGACGGCGCTTTGGACCGCGGCGTCGAGGTCCGGAGATGCATAGGCAATCCAATCTCCCAAGCCGCGCCGCTCTCCGCCCGAAGCGTTTTCCTGCTGCGATTGGGCATCTTTGTCCCCGTCGGGCCGCGCTTCCGAATGGGGTCCCTGGATGATGCGCCGAAAACGGTCCTGGATCTCTTCCAAGTTTTCGCTGGCGTCACCCACGCCTTTTTTCAGCACGTCGTACAGGGCGTCGCCGCCGCGTTCCATGATCTGTGAGAGCAAGCTCGAAGGAGGGGGACTGTTGGAACGCTTCGAATCGACCAGGATCTGGGAAAGCGCGATCGAAGTGATGTCATCGCCGGTCTCGTTGTCGATGACGCGAACTTCTTCGCCTTCGTCGAGTAGTTCGGCGATTCCCTTCAGCGTGATATAGCGGCTTGATTTGGTGTTGTAGAGCTTCCGGTTGGCGTAGCGTTTGATCAAAATCGACATGGTGTTTCTCGATCTGTCTCGGCCAAACTCGGCGTGGAATCTCGGGTTTCGCGGAGAGGACCCAGGCGGTCCGCGGCTCCGCTGCAAGCTGTCAAACTAGCACGCGCAGGGGGTCGGAGCCTACCCCTCGATCTTGATGCGCTGCACCCTTGGCGTCCTCTGCACACACTCGTCAGGCGACTTCTTCTCTGCTGCAGGAGCTGCCTCGTTCGCTTCGGAGCAGGGCTCGTCGCCCTCGGCAGACGCCCGGTCGCTCCCGGCGGTCTGGGGCCGAACGCCCAACTCCCATAAAAATTCGCGCAGGCCGAGAAATGCGCGCAGGACCGCGCGGGCATCATCGTCCGCCCGAGAGCGAACATCCCAGCGCGAAATCTCGGCATCGAGAGCCTCGAGCAGAGCGGAGAGGGCTGCGTTATTCGGGGAGGACGTCGCTCCCGAAAGCGCCTCGGTCATTTGATCCAGGGCCTGCGCGAATTCGGAGAGATGTGGATGCGTCTGTGCCGACTCGCCGCTCATGCCGATGCTGGCGGCGTCGAGCAGCGCCCGGGCGCTCGCCACGCCTTCGGCAAGCGCAAGCCCCGCGTGGTGCGCGGCGCGTTCGATGGCCTGTCGGACGGACCCGTCGGTTTCGCGCTTCTCACGCTTGCCGTCTCTTTGTTTCCGTTTTGAGTCTGCGCTCATGTGGCGACCTCGCTGCCGATCAACAATTCGCTGGCGATCTGGCTGAGACCCTCGAGGTCGCTTATGTCCCGGGACTGTTCCG
This portion of the Myxococcales bacterium genome encodes:
- the rsmH gene encoding 16S rRNA (cytosine(1402)-N(4))-methyltransferase RsmH, whose translation is MTDFEHRPVLLDESLHQLNLTPGATIVDGTLGGGGHAGAILERTSPDGILIGLDLDPEARNAARARLARFGERLRTVPASFRKLEIVLEELEIDHVDGVLFDLGVSSHQLDSTTRGFRFSHDASPLDMRMDPESGNTAEQLLRTASAEQLQNWFQNYGELPGSKRLAQAIVETRKDAPIKTSADLLRVIQQARIGRGRSHNPATLVFQALRIAVNDELGALRDGLDAAIRVLRPGGRLVVIAYHSLEDRIVKHSMRVAAKGCTCPPATPICICGGRITLRVITRRPIQPKASEIQINPRARSGKLRAAERIGEAA
- a CDS encoding acyltransferase family protein → MTPDDSARPTGFQRDERSQHAAPQIEQLRKALTGLGDEIRSQQRRAPDPQRKAGSGTEWGALFDELRRWVGILGMVEQYPGVDDFGMEADYLKRLQPLFDFLYERYWRVQLTGDESLPSKGPVLFVSNRSGLLPWDGMMLSHAIDRSPVQLERPRFLVEDELLRLPFAQAQLARVGGVRACRENLDQLISRGHSVVVFPEGARGAARSFRDRYQVGRFGRGGAIRAAIENRIPLVPVGIVGAEEAYPRLGDTSTLGRLASRDLGLPVLPITPTFPLLGPLGLLPLPSKWVITIGEPISLLELEPDAANDDVSVSHLTEALREEVQRLVERGLEARSSTWL
- a CDS encoding histone deacetylase is translated as MDVTRRIGVIEDPRFQTHTAPDGHPEAAARMVAVGQALSAWEKRSPGSIERIEPRLASDEEILSVHTLDHLHRVEAAVARAPTHLDADTFVSAESLNVALLAAGSCVDLAMHVARAELDSGFAALRPPGHHAESDRAMGFCLFNSVAITARALQQVAGIEKVLILDWDVHHGNGSQHSFEDDPSVLYMSTHQFPFYPGTGAAGEVGIDRGRGATVNIPMPPGCGDYEYIGVLTRLFAPIAIEFDPDFILISCGFDAHQADPLGSMQLSAAGFLGMTQIVREVAETVCGGRIVYILEGGYSASGLFEGTTAVLEGMLAADLERATPPPAAAPREGSNLNQIASLVSQAHSETYSSISPSRSVHS
- a CDS encoding NAD-dependent epimerase/dehydratase family protein gives rise to the protein MEPPRSIAFTGIDTYFGRRLIDRLAARPGPLRIVGLDSHDPPNPAPLIHFHRVDLTQPGIGAHIAEILCKEQVDVVVHLAFKEVPSANRDADHEIEVSGSLEILNACAEANVGKLVIPSTTMCYGPRLENAHQLCEDAPLRGHAGAHWISNRVQVERAVERYRKSTPACSVTVLRHCWIMGPQFVDPIVRFFEAQWVPTLLGYDPLLQFVHEDDLLAVLEAAIFESHPGVFNVVGEGVLPLSGYLRLAGKRNVSLPRILLSRIPGAPIALSSADSEDGFYDYLKYIWVASGERLRTEFGPLAYTSQEAWSAMVSSRRLQHYR
- the mraZ gene encoding division/cell wall cluster transcriptional repressor MraZ — its product is MFRGRHDHTIDAKGRLKIPTGFRNEILRRSEKPPILTNYKNYLALYPYEDWLVIEQNLQAKSRLQPDVIAYTRFVISGSTECPIDSQGRILVPPSMRSHAMLKSKVTIAGVLDCIEIWDTQLFETTKLETMSRLEEIQLSVDGSPPS